A window of the Oncorhynchus mykiss isolate Arlee chromosome 15, USDA_OmykA_1.1, whole genome shotgun sequence genome harbors these coding sequences:
- the LOC110490318 gene encoding uncharacterized protein LOC110490318 isoform X1, whose translation MDNAYENARSREWSYGDGYSRHNMAQWQSALPAGERQYLTQQERERQWLNHEKEAAIRAHYNSLRQNSPMDFRGHGAQATQPPHLYHQDHHRMAPSQNIRDWPNLYGPLRGQASPNVTLHRSGEITETWAKHEPHFPSYEFLPPLIVERGHEDITHHHKADRDYMVGRIVNHNNLHCLESKWQMLDPTHSNGHARGHFNEHSRGHSNSYSRIHSTECSKGSSRGRSSARSRGGSSGRSRGGSSARSRGGSSACSRGGSSVCSRGGSSGRSRGGSSGRSRGGSSGRSRGGSSGCPRGGSSGRSRSGSSGCSRGGSSGRSRSGSSGRSRGGSSGRSRGGSSRRSRGGSSGRSRGGSSGCSRGGSSGSSSVHFSRSPRLDFQAKHVNPFQSMTNSSTDIQNANITPTVPMVNNKHSETTSGHTTGPARYSTSLVFTDFPSTGGTESGVVDLKAAQVTHADTHGILGPSVPSQAITQHTDHLPGNAALVSHTQTSTTPEQQHASSPSLTDTPQEKPHKHKISLKEIQHWPQSVLRSKNGPVNGNNSTQDPSQSLQFSTEKMYVLQAGKTQLHLNTKDYQARPPERFSDEDSAIRLEIKSNPRYMTLTAVATAPPPPVAIVPPMGPQQSPEPMETENAGNELPFKILQAWSINEKQAENLWERAKDDASSLSVLNEMVQVESLLECDKPVDASAISSMASTGEDNDEVLQVITQMDKRSPSPFVHTNPQATDIVCIGGAQIIVEGSSNVADENTLDLSTIAEVQFKLCALQQLDTYLESATTVTEAEDGCLEAILELYRGGDTSDLVEALKDQMDEKIMQDVSAWAAEDEKAVVLFAVSGISLGEVLEKFPIPVHVDTSSQVGYRSSWLNVNEKLNDIDKDSGRAWSLWFIPDKAEDSSKVVGGVQMDDTFHSKMETVEFPAEAIDSDLTTNTHLTMDVDPPTNTDLPTNADLETEPLSPMILTVLTPEDAVKLLAETEAPDTDLKTVVDLTTDSDTEPLSPMNLTILRSEDAMRLFCQIENGSDLQFASPESCSKNKDKTQTNQLENIESGSLDKSCYCPCGIETDNGFEMGLCSSCQREKGLQQDTRCITIAHCFTMSHRNDQETEVPKDSGGKVTAVDNQCRDKKQTHSTEEEGDDNKTQGEMQQWTGVIPIIDFFFWSDTSEDSDQETEESYNEQHAQIEAHASSVKRTEPETDAKAPCESAQERTTQSKVSPGSEDRERWQEKDQDCRMTTLPLPKVENPSKLRANIIADNWFSPIEDCGSPVEKYDKVADFVTQYKTCKSKQKGHKKMEKEKSLHPTSSDRQSYKKSHGRAERGRTPSQTTKCYGLKATVDNQCRDMKPHAPHKTRHSTESDGNRCKDKKRGSSTVKACEGCQSRDKKPPKRRHSTEKEREDNQSRDKMSQKRRYSTETDGRNSNSKELQCQLVDIERSSGSSLPCPGVKTLHVQGSSNTTVPLKISINIPKKPSINASPSKHAEEILKIPKTKAQNKTNRHCSLAKSVSPVVKERQRNGGKQKQTIQCLKIRLEKLSLPQNLVRKGSPPSRKREEGSPPRQKRVADRGEPEGLGVNVSRHPDLSKKLKRKAQSDLKSQQNLTKIPKMLNGVFSKSECKNDSPPRILKLPRTPEVSKDLHERENRKEPSPSASPESQMLDKPARVAHKPKYFIKPASPSCYSPGSHACPNTAMVSPSHSNVDFCEKVSARQQVFSDWESSFVPTPTPRTCRRSGCPPEEVEGQQASRRSSSETRIIRPILKRVDAPPKPKRNISFPLNPRNVHYFKPCEYENYVMFNRSYTDPEDAQRSDDEEEDASVNCQNKKKQPPVMEAKQQDIGELKPGPSGLCEKRFKRKWEMQEPAAILMKESIVQAKHWTKSLHRDPPKEFRHSAKITGVGYKWSEKQKKRPNEIEGSSLNASPLHGHHPGSSQNASHGHHPGSSQNASHGHHPGSSQNASPRHGHCPRSAQNASHGHHLGSSQNVSPCHGHCSRSSQNASHGHHPGSSQNVSPRHGHCSRSSQNVSPRHGHCSRSTQNVSPRHGHHPGSSQNASPRHGHCPRSSQNVSPLVVTIHPPARGEELSQQPGTIALPWMNGTSGGRERRDS comes from the exons CTGGTGAAAGACAGTACCTCACCCAACAGGAAAGGGAACGACAGTGGCTGAACCATGAGAAAGAAGCTGCCATACGGGCCCACTACAACTCCCTTAGACAAAACTCTCCAATGGACTTCCGTGGACATGGGGCACAAGCGACCCAGCCGCCGCATCTGTATCATCAGGACCATCACAGAATGGCTCCGAGTCAGAACATAAGGGATTGGCCAAATCTCTATGGACCCCTGAGAGGCCAGGCATCCCCTAATGTAACCTTACACCGCAGTGGAGAGATAACAGAAACATGGGCTAAGCATGAACCCCACTTCCCCAGCTATGAGTTTTTACCCCCACTCATTGTCGAAAGAGGGCATGAGGATATAACCCATCACCATAAAGCTGACCGGGATTATATGGTTGGTCGGATAGTGAATCATAACAATCTCCATTGCTTGGAAAGCAAATGGCAGATGTTAGATCCCACCCATTCAAATGGACATGCTAGAGGACATTTTAATGAACATTCAAGGGGACATTCTAATTCCTATTCCAGGATTCATTCTACTGAATGCTCAAAGGGAAGTTCTAGGGGTAGGTCTAGTGCACGTTCTAGGGGTGGCTCTAGTGGACGTTCTAGGGGTGGGTCTAGTGCACGTTCTAGGGGTGGCTCTAGTGCATGTTCTAGGGGTGGCTCTAGTGTATGTTCTAGGGGTGGCTCTAGTGGACGTTCTAGGGGTGGCTCTAGTGGACGTTCTAGGGGTGGCTCTAGTGGACGTTCTAGGGGTGGCTCTAGTGGATGTCCTAGGGGTGGCTCTAGTGGACGTTCTAGGAGTGGCTCTAGTGGATGTTCTAGGGGTGGCTCTAGTGGACGTTCTAGGAGTGGCTCTAGTGGACGTTCTAGGGGTGGCTCTAGTGGACGTTCTAGGGGTGGCTCTAGTCGACGTTCTAGGGGTGGCTCTAGTGGACGTTCTAGGGGTGGCTCTAGTGGATGTTCTAGGGGTGGCTCTAGTGGAAGTTCTAGCGTCCATTTCAGCAGGTCTCCCAGGCTGGACTTCCAGGCTAAGCATGTCAACCCTTTTCAATCTATGACCAACAGTTCTACAGACATTCAGAACGCCAACATCACTCCAACTGTTCCTATGGtcaacaacaaacacagtgaaacaACATCAGGACATACAACTGGTCCTGCGAGATATTCTACATCACTTGTTTTTACAGATTTCCCTTCCACGGGAGGTACAGAATCTGGTGTTGTTGACCTAAAAGCAGCCCAGGTAACACATGCAGACACCCATGGTATACTAGGACCTAGTGTTCCTTCCCAAGCCATAACACAACATACAGATCATCTTCCTGGCAATGCTGCTCTGGTTTCTCACACACAGACCTCTACCACCCCTGAACAGCAACatgcttcctctccttctctcactgacACCCCTCAGGAAAAACCTCATAAACATAAGATCTCGCTCAAGGAAATACAGCACTGGCCCCAGAGTGTTTTAAGATCTAAAAATGGACCTGTAAATGGGAATAACTCAACACAAGACCCCTCTCAGTCCCTACAATTCAGCACAGAGAAGATGTATGTTTTACAAGCAGGCAAAACACAACTACATCTAAACACCAAAGACTACCAGGCGAGGCCCCCTGAGAGGTTTAGTGATGAGGACTCCGCTATACGGCTGGAGATTAAGTCCAACCCCAGGTACATGACCCTGACGGCAGTCGCTACCGCTCCGCCGCCCCCCGTGGCTATCGTCCCGCCAATGGGTCCACAGCAGTCCCCAGAGCCCATGGAGACAGAGAATGCAGGCAATGAGCTGCCATTTAAGATTTTACAGGCCTGGTCCATCAACGAAAAACAGGCAGAAAACCTGTGGGAAAGAGCTAAAGATGATGcaagttctctctctgtcctaaaTGAGATGGTTCAAGTTGAGAGTCTTCTGGAGTGTGATAAACCTGTAGATGCATCTGCAATAAGTTCAATGGCATCTACAGGAGAGGACAATGATGAGGTCCTTCAGGTCATCACACAAATGGACAAGAGATCACCTTCACCATTTGTCCACACCAACCCTCAGGCAACTGATATTGTATGCATCGGTGGTGCCCAGATAATCGTGGAAGGTAGCTCTAATGTTGCAGATGAGAACACTCTTGATTTGTCCACAATTGCTGAAGTTCAGTTCAAGTTATGTGCGCTGCAGCAACTGGATACTTATCTGGAGAGTGCGACAACAGTCACAGAGGCAGAGGATGGTTGTCTCGAGGCCATATTGGAGTTGTATCGGGGAGGGGATACCTCTGACCTGGTAGAGGCTTTAAAAGATCAAATGGATGAGAAAATCATGCAGGATGTGTCTGCCTGGGCCGCAGAGGATGAGAAGGCAGTGGTTCTCTTTGCAGTCAGTGGTATATCACTAGGGGAAGTGCTCGAGAAGTTTCCCATTCCAGTACATGTTGACACCTCTTCCCAAGTGGGTTACAGGTCGTCATGGTTAAATGTCAACGAGAAGCTGAATGACATTGACAAAGATTCTGGAAGAGCTTGGTCTCTGTGGTTCATACCAGATAAAGCAGAGGACAGTTCCAAAGTGGTTGGGGGTGTCCAGATGGATGACACCTTCCACAGCAAGATGGAGACTGTGGAATTTCCTGCAGAAGCAATAGACTCAGACctcacaacaaacacacacctcaCGATGGACGTAGACCCCCCAACAAACACAGACCTCCCAACAAACGCAGACTTAGAGACAGAACCCCTTTCCCCAATGATTTTGACCGTCCTCACACCAGAGGACGCTGTGAAACTGCTTGCTGAAACAGAGGCACCAGACACAGACCTCAAAACGGTCGTAGACCTCACAACAGACTCGGACACAGAACCCCTTTCCCCAATGAATTTGACCATCCTGAGATCTGAGGATGCCATGAGACTGTTTTGCCAGATCGAGAATGGCTCTGACCTCCAATTCGCGTCCCCTGAATCCTGCTCTAAAAACAAAGATAAGACACAGACAAACCAACTAGAGAATATAGAAAGTGGCAGCTTAGATAAGTCCTGCTACTGTCCTTGTGGTATTGAAACTGACAATGGGTTTGAAATGGGCCTATGCTCCagttgtcagagagagaaaggattgcAGCAAGATACAAGATGCATAACAATCGCTCACTGCTTTACCATGTCACATAGAAATGATCAGGAGACAGAGGTCCCTAAGGACTCTGGGGGGAAGGTGACTGCTGTTGACAATCAATGCAGGGACAAGAAGCAGACACATTCAACTGAAGAAGAGGGTGATGACAATAAGACACAGGGTGAAATGCAGCAATGGACAGGCGTCATACCGATCATTGACTTTTTTTTCTGGTCAGATACAAGTGAGGATTCTGatcaggagacagaggagagctaTAATGAACAACATGCTCAGATTGAGGCTCATGCTTCTAGTGTTAAAAGGACAGAGCCTGAAACTGATGCCAAAGCACCATGTGAGTCAGCCCAAGAACGTACGACCCAAAGCAAAGTCAGTCCTGGTTCCGAGGATAGGGAAAGATGGCAAGAGAAGGACCAAGACTGCAGGATGACTACATTACCACTTCCCAAGGTTGAAAACCCCTCTAAGTTAAGAGCTAACATCATAGCAGACAACTGGTTTTCACCTATAGAGGACTGTGGTTCACCTGTAGAAAAGTATGACAAAGTTGCTGACTTTGTCACCCAATACAAAACCTGCAAGTCAAAGCAAAAAGGacataaaaaaatggaaaaggaGAAGTCCCTCCATCCAACGTCATCTGACAGGCAAAGTTACAAGAAAAGCCatgggagagcagagaggggaagGACACCATCCCAAACCACTAAGTGCTATGGGTTGAAGGCAACTGTGGATAATCAATGCAGGGACATGAAGCCACATGCACCACACAAGACGAGACATTCAACTGAGAGTGATGGAAATCGATGTAAAGACAAGAAGAGGGGATCATCAACTGTGAAAGCGTGTGAAGGCTGTCAATCCAGGGACAAGAAGCCACCGAAGAGGAGACATtcaactgagaaagagagagaggataatcAAAGTAGGGACAAGATGTCACAGAAGAGAAGATATTCAACTGAAACTGACGGCAGGAACTCAAACTCCAAAGAGTTACAGTGCCAGTTGGTGGACATAGAGAGGAGCAGTGGAAGCTCACTCCCGTGCCCTGGGGTGAAAACCCTCCATGTGCAGGGATCCTCAAATACCACCGTTCCTCTCAAAATCTCCATAAACATCCCCAAAAAGCCTTCCATAAACGCCTCACCCTCAAAACATGCAGAGGAAATCCTCAAAATCCCGAAGACTAAAGCCCAGAACAAAACTAACAGACACTGCTCCCTTGCAAAGTCGGTGTCTCCTGTTGtcaaagagaggcagaggaatGGCGGCAAACAAAAGCAAACAATTCAATGCTTAAAAATCAGATTGGAAAAGCTGTCCTTACCCCAAAATCTTGTCAGGAAAGGTTCTCCACCAAGCCGGAAGAGGGAGGAAGGTTCTCCACCAAGGCAGAAGAGGGTGGCAGATAGAGGAGAGCCTGAGGGTTTAGGGGTAAATGTTTCTAGGCATCCTGACTTGTCCAAGAAACTAAAACGTAAGGCACAGAGCGACTTGAAATCCCAACAGAATTTGACAAAGATTCCGAAGATGTTGAATGGAGTGTTTTCAAAAAGTGAGTGTAAGAATGACTCGCCGCCAAGGATTCTGAAGCTTCCAAGGACTCCAGAGGTTTCAAAGGATTtgcatgagagagagaacaggaaagaGCCATCTCCCAGTGCTTCCCCTGAATCACAAATGCTGGACAAACCTGCAAGAGTGGCACACAAGCCCAAATATTTTATCAAACCTGCCAGTCCCAGTTGTTACAGCCCAGGTAGTCATGCTTGCCCTAATACGGCCATGGTTTCACCGTCACATAGCAACGTAGATTTTTGTGAAAAAGTCTCTGCGAGGCAACAGGTGTTCTCAGATTGGGAGAGCAGCTTTGTCCCGACTCCAACCCCCCGGACTTGCAGGCGATCAGGGTGTCCTCCAGAGGAAGTGGAAGGTCAACAGGCCAGTCGCAGGTCCAGCTCGGAGACCAGGATCATCCGACCCATTCTAAAACGTGTCGATGCTCCGCCAAAACCCAAGCGGAACATCAGCTTTCCTTTGAATCCAAGGAACGTGCACTACTTCAAGCCCTGTGAATATGAAAATTACGTCATGTTCAACAGGTCTTACACAGATCCGGAAGATGCACAGCGCTCtgatgatgaagaggaagatGCTTCTGTGAACTGCCAGAACAAGAAGAAACAGCCCCCCGTTATGGAAGCGAAGCAGCAAGATATAGGGGAGCTGAAGCCTGGACCAAGCGGTTTATGTGAAAAGCGCTTCAAAAGGAAGTGGGAAATGCAGGAGCCTGCTGCCATTTTGATGAAGGAGAGCATTGTTCAGGCAAAGCATTGGACGAAGTCTCTCCATCGTGATCCTCCAAAAGAATTCAGACACTCAG CAAAAATAACTGGAGTTGGTTACAAGTGGTCCGAGAAGCAGAAGAAGAGGCCAAATGAAATTGAAG GTTCCTCTCTGAATGCAAGCCCCCTTCACGGTCACCATCCAGGTTCCTCTCAGAATGCAAGTCACGGTCACCATCCAGGTTCCTCTCAAAATGCAAGTCACGGTCACCATCCAGGTTCCTCTCAGAATGCAAGTCCCCGTCACGGTCACTGTCCACGTTCCGCTCAGAATGCAAGTCACGGTCACCATCTAGGTTCTTCTCAGAATGTAAGTCCTTGTCACGGTCACTGTTCACGTTCCTCTCAGAATGCAAGTCACGGTCACCATCCAGGTTCCTCTCAGAATGTAAGTCCCCGTCACGGTCACTGTTCACGTTCCTCTCAGAATGTAAGTCCCCGTCACGGTCACTGTTCACGTTCCACTCAGAATGTAAGTCCTCGTCACGGTCACCATCCAGGTTCCTCTCAGAATGCAAGTCCCCGTCACGGTCACTGTCCACGTTCCTCTCAGAATGTAAGCCCCCTCGTGGTCACCATTCATCCTCCGGCCAGGGGAGAAGAGTTAAGCCAACAGCCAGGCACCATAGCTCTCCCATGGATGAATGGAACAAGCGGTGGTCGGGAGAGACGTGATTCGTAA